A genomic region of bacterium contains the following coding sequences:
- a CDS encoding glycine zipper domain-containing protein, which produces MKKAIVLKTAGVAMAGLVMMGCSTPQYQENQSTFNQAAIGAALGALAGGIIGNNSHGAFGNREGMVAGAALGGLLGGTMGHQTDKSNAQMNNMNSQIGAANEAANTTVINVKNSNGSYTPVNLRRVGNQYVGPRGEYYPALPTEEQLKIAYGF; this is translated from the coding sequence ATGAAAAAAGCAATTGTTCTCAAAACCGCAGGCGTCGCAATGGCTGGACTCGTCATGATGGGTTGCTCCACTCCTCAATATCAGGAAAACCAATCAACGTTCAATCAAGCGGCCATTGGGGCGGCCTTAGGCGCCTTAGCGGGCGGTATCATCGGAAACAATAGTCACGGCGCCTTCGGCAATCGTGAAGGTATGGTTGCAGGCGCAGCACTCGGTGGATTACTTGGCGGAACGATGGGCCACCAAACCGACAAATCGAATGCTCAGATGAACAACATGAATTCGCAAATTGGTGCCGCGAATGAGGCCGCCAACACAACAGTCATCAATGTAAAGAATTCCAATGGGTCATATACCCCAGTCAATCTTCGCCGGGTGGGCAATCAATATGTCGGCCCGCGTGGTGAATATTATCCGGCACTGCCAACTGAAGAACAGTTGAAGATCGCGTACGGATTCTAA